In Bythopirellula goksoeyrii, a single window of DNA contains:
- a CDS encoding SDR family NAD(P)-dependent oxidoreductase, translated as MTMHGKLKDKVALITGAGSGIGKATAQLFASESATVIVSDASLHAAQKVAQVISQDGSSAEAVQLDVTSEETWNSVMNEIVDRHGKLDVLVNNAGISKSKHISEMAFDEWRSVMAVNLDGVFLGTKSALHVMANSGGGSIVNVASVSGITPSAGASNYSASKSAVRLFSKTAAIECADARTGVRVNIVTPGGVKTPMWEKEPFFQSLTEQHGGTEAAFAAISNGTPSQEFFTPEEVARTIMYLASDDSSHLTGVEIVLDRRPPSKLRLREDFSN; from the coding sequence ATGACAATGCACGGAAAGCTAAAGGACAAGGTTGCACTGATTACTGGCGCGGGGTCAGGCATTGGCAAAGCTACGGCCCAGCTTTTCGCCAGTGAGAGTGCGACAGTGATCGTGTCCGATGCCAGCCTCCACGCTGCACAGAAAGTCGCGCAAGTAATCTCACAAGACGGAAGTAGTGCAGAAGCCGTCCAACTTGATGTGACTTCTGAAGAGACGTGGAACTCGGTCATGAATGAAATAGTTGATCGTCATGGCAAGCTGGACGTGCTTGTCAATAATGCTGGGATTTCGAAATCTAAACATATTTCGGAAATGGCTTTTGATGAGTGGCGCAGCGTGATGGCTGTTAACCTGGACGGAGTGTTTCTAGGGACTAAATCCGCACTTCACGTAATGGCCAATAGCGGGGGCGGCAGCATCGTCAACGTTGCTTCTGTCTCAGGCATTACGCCAAGTGCGGGAGCCAGCAACTACAGCGCAAGCAAATCGGCTGTCCGACTCTTTTCAAAAACCGCCGCTATCGAATGTGCGGATGCTCGCACGGGCGTCCGTGTTAATATCGTAACGCCAGGCGGTGTGAAGACCCCGATGTGGGAAAAAGAGCCGTTCTTTCAGTCCCTGACCGAGCAACACGGCGGAACGGAAGCAGCATTCGCGGCCATTTCCAACGGTACACCTTCGCAGGAATTCTTTACCCCTGAAGAGGTAGCTCGAACGATCATGTATCTGGCGTCGGACGACTCCTCGCACCTCACTGGAGTGGAAATCGTTCTAGATCGACGTCCTCCAAGCAAACTTAGATTGCGTGAGGACTTTAGCAATTAG
- a CDS encoding ECF-type sigma factor, whose protein sequence is MPIDDNISVWLEQLKQGDRESVKPLLDQYFQRLVGLAAARMRGQAHLGGYEEDVALSAFKSLCLGAEKGRFPDLQDRDELWRLLAVITIRKAIDLRRRKRLDLASDQEMLQAFLGREPSPEEVHEMSDQVLALLDKLGDPELRKIALWKVEGYTNEEIAQRLSCVVRTVERKLHQIRLAWQSESA, encoded by the coding sequence ATGCCTATCGATGACAACATTTCTGTCTGGCTAGAACAGCTTAAACAGGGAGACCGGGAGTCCGTCAAGCCGCTCCTCGACCAGTACTTTCAACGGCTCGTTGGCCTTGCGGCGGCGCGAATGAGAGGGCAGGCACATTTGGGTGGCTACGAGGAAGATGTAGCTCTCAGCGCCTTCAAGAGTCTGTGCCTGGGCGCTGAAAAGGGGCGTTTCCCCGATTTGCAAGACCGTGATGAACTGTGGCGGCTGCTGGCTGTCATTACGATTCGAAAGGCCATCGACTTGCGACGTCGCAAGCGGCTTGATCTTGCCTCAGACCAAGAAATGCTGCAGGCGTTTCTTGGTCGTGAACCCTCTCCAGAAGAGGTCCACGAGATGAGCGACCAGGTTCTTGCTCTGCTAGACAAACTGGGAGATCCGGAGTTAAGAAAGATCGCGCTCTGGAAGGTTGAGGGATATACCAACGAAGAGATCGCCCAGCGGCTTAGCTGCGTCGTCCGCACCGTAGAACGAAAGCTACACCAGATCCGCCTTGCCTGGCAAAGTGAGTCAGCGTGA
- a CDS encoding NHL repeat-containing protein, with amino-acid sequence MTTHFPRFGLSLGIAMLAITTPLLAEGPGGFTDGMQASDGVLYSVNQITGELITIDPNSAAISVVGSTGFNLVEGLTYHTPTDSLLAVDNESDQLIAIDRQTGAGTAIGSIGRDFVFGLTYSEHNDTLYAYDNLANELLTLDPTSGTVEGGAPLFIDFVGGLTDQPETGVIFGVDFGNSQVFLIDLEGGLAGPIVDVGLTSLQSVAFDSTTGDLFAIDLQVGSDALLRIDPLSDTVNTVGFLESVSLASLEFVPTAVPEPSASILLFTAVAFLSTRLSRL; translated from the coding sequence ATGACAACTCATTTTCCCCGATTCGGCTTGTCGCTCGGTATCGCCATGTTGGCAATCACCACGCCGCTGCTGGCCGAAGGTCCAGGCGGGTTCACCGATGGAATGCAGGCCTCTGACGGTGTGCTTTACAGCGTCAATCAAATCACCGGCGAGTTGATCACGATCGACCCGAACTCGGCGGCCATTAGCGTAGTCGGATCCACAGGGTTCAACCTAGTTGAAGGTCTCACCTACCACACGCCAACCGACTCGCTGCTGGCTGTCGACAACGAGAGCGACCAACTGATTGCGATTGACCGGCAGACGGGCGCGGGCACCGCTATCGGCTCGATCGGGCGCGACTTCGTGTTTGGTCTAACCTACAGCGAGCATAACGATACACTTTACGCTTACGATAACCTGGCGAACGAACTTTTGACGCTTGACCCGACGTCGGGTACCGTCGAAGGGGGTGCGCCGTTGTTCATCGACTTTGTCGGAGGCCTGACCGACCAACCGGAGACAGGCGTCATCTTCGGCGTCGACTTCGGGAATAGCCAGGTCTTCTTGATCGATTTGGAAGGCGGCCTGGCGGGGCCGATCGTTGATGTTGGCCTCACCTCACTGCAGAGCGTCGCCTTCGACTCCACCACCGGCGACCTGTTCGCCATCGACCTTCAGGTGGGCTCCGACGCCCTGCTTCGCATCGATCCGCTGAGCGACACGGTCAACACGGTCGGTTTCCTCGAGTCGGTCTCGCTCGCCTCGCTTGAGTTTGTTCCCACCGCCGTACCCGAACCGAGTGCGTCCATTTTATTGTTTACGGCTGTGGCGTTCCTCAGCACCCGTCTGTCTCGCCTGTGA
- a CDS encoding PEP-CTERM sorting domain-containing protein (PEP-CTERM proteins occur, often in large numbers, in the proteomes of bacteria that also encode an exosortase, a predicted intramembrane cysteine proteinase. The presence of a PEP-CTERM domain at a protein's C-terminus predicts cleavage within the sorting domain, followed by covalent anchoring to some some component of the (usually Gram-negative) cell surface. Many PEP-CTERM proteins exhibit an unusual sequence composition that includes large numbers of potential glycosylation sites. Expression of one such protein has been shown restore the ability of a bacterium to form floc, a type of biofilm.): MPSFTPIHAIALAAVALLPFATPSESAAAAFHWNSTDSLDVWHDPANWLEGAVPTAADSAFLGLLAGIENTGVRIQQPVFITDLVVEDGMALLNISPGGVHHPISVSGSAVAGGFNFPDNRSAIRLFRGPTAYDLRANDLAIDHGAELDLRSGAIVEIDDIAFIGSSGVIEGEGVINLRVDNDVVTLRNSGAITPLGAVGLTFNQLGAGLFDLDGLSEAGALGVVRGTVDGGDGPARLTFNGTGLSDTFSGQIRLATGRSLAMNLSDGWTADAQSEIRIEPGSGSSGPAVLSGGHLTLEGRLRVFRSVFESSVAWADIESEVTINDSASIEIQEDALSFDSKSIINGGTFTLEPDSSLTFQGETIVRSGDFSTPSMDPNESIIRFSGETRWDGTVSFVGAARQIGDATVAGLTVINADLFDMDGPIWLSDKPTWNVNSTLTVNADSIDSQTSNAFRGDVSVAGNALAKLTINLADPTDYWQLNGTLNLNNNLPFGATRVSGSAVEISGELSINGSDIRVDADATFAPDSTTRFITNDSSLIMRRETRVEAGATFVADGLLGNAAAGHMTLYDGVSTDDVGLSNAGLLDIDDAAGIVAVDRFENTSTGTLAIDIGGYLLGDEFDHLQVAGEAAIDGALMVDLLLDEFAFYPEIGDEFMILTSLGGVSGEFANVLPTFAEGSVYGWEVLYHPHDVTIRLAKVGPAVPEPGSLAMVAFACVSLAGLRRRVR; this comes from the coding sequence ATGCCTTCTTTTACTCCGATACATGCGATCGCTCTCGCTGCGGTTGCACTACTGCCTTTCGCAACTCCCTCGGAATCGGCTGCGGCGGCCTTTCATTGGAATTCCACGGATTCCTTGGATGTGTGGCATGACCCAGCTAATTGGCTCGAAGGAGCGGTCCCCACGGCTGCCGACAGTGCCTTTCTCGGCCTTCTCGCTGGCATTGAGAATACGGGCGTGCGGATCCAACAGCCGGTCTTCATCACGGATCTAGTCGTTGAAGACGGCATGGCGTTGCTCAATATTAGCCCTGGTGGTGTGCACCATCCAATTTCGGTGTCCGGGTCTGCTGTAGCCGGTGGTTTCAACTTCCCTGATAATCGCTCCGCAATACGACTGTTTCGCGGGCCTACCGCTTACGATCTGAGAGCCAATGACTTGGCGATTGATCACGGGGCAGAGCTTGACCTACGTAGCGGCGCGATCGTTGAGATTGATGACATCGCGTTCATCGGCAGCAGCGGCGTGATCGAAGGAGAGGGTGTCATTAATCTTAGAGTCGACAACGATGTCGTCACTCTGCGGAATAGTGGTGCCATTACTCCCTTGGGGGCCGTCGGCTTGACCTTCAACCAACTCGGTGCCGGGCTTTTTGACCTGGATGGCTTGAGCGAGGCCGGTGCACTTGGAGTTGTTCGAGGAACTGTGGACGGCGGCGATGGGCCGGCTAGGTTAACTTTCAACGGAACGGGTCTTAGCGACACGTTCAGCGGACAAATCCGTTTGGCGACTGGCCGGTCGCTGGCGATGAATCTCTCGGACGGATGGACTGCCGACGCACAAAGTGAGATCCGGATTGAACCGGGTTCGGGAAGCAGTGGGCCGGCGGTGCTATCCGGTGGTCACCTGACTCTCGAAGGACGGCTCAGAGTTTTCCGCAGCGTTTTCGAGTCATCTGTTGCTTGGGCCGATATCGAGTCTGAAGTAACGATCAACGATTCAGCTTCGATCGAAATTCAAGAAGACGCTCTGTCGTTCGACTCGAAAAGCATCATCAACGGCGGTACCTTTACGCTTGAGCCGGATTCTTCCCTAACATTTCAAGGCGAGACGATCGTACGGTCCGGTGATTTCAGCACTCCAAGTATGGATCCCAATGAATCGATTATTCGCTTTTCAGGCGAGACGAGATGGGATGGGACCGTAAGTTTCGTCGGCGCCGCGCGTCAAATAGGTGACGCCACGGTCGCCGGTTTGACGGTGATCAATGCCGACCTATTTGATATGGATGGACCTATCTGGTTGTCTGACAAGCCGACGTGGAATGTGAACTCCACTTTGACAGTTAACGCCGACAGCATCGACAGCCAAACCAGCAACGCCTTTCGCGGTGACGTGAGTGTGGCGGGCAACGCACTGGCAAAGCTTACGATTAACCTTGCTGACCCAACCGACTACTGGCAGCTTAATGGCACGCTGAATCTGAATAACAACCTGCCCTTCGGGGCCACTCGAGTCAGTGGCTCAGCGGTTGAGATCTCCGGCGAATTGAGTATCAATGGCTCAGACATTCGTGTCGATGCCGATGCAACCTTCGCCCCGGACAGCACAACTAGGTTTATCACCAACGATTCAAGTCTGATCATGCGTCGAGAGACCCGCGTAGAGGCGGGTGCCACATTTGTCGCCGATGGTCTGCTCGGCAACGCGGCAGCCGGTCACATGACGCTCTACGATGGCGTGAGCACCGATGATGTCGGACTGAGTAATGCCGGCTTGTTGGATATCGACGACGCTGCTGGCATTGTCGCGGTCGATCGGTTCGAGAACACAAGCACCGGCACGCTGGCGATCGACATCGGCGGTTACCTGCTAGGCGACGAATTCGACCACCTGCAAGTCGCCGGTGAGGCGGCAATCGACGGTGCCTTGATGGTCGACCTATTGCTCGACGAATTCGCTTTCTATCCCGAGATTGGCGACGAGTTCATGATCCTCACGTCGCTCGGCGGCGTCAGCGGCGAGTTCGCGAACGTGCTGCCGACGTTTGCCGAGGGGAGTGTTTACGGGTGGGAGGTGCTCTACCATCCACACGACGTGACGATCCGACTCGCAAAGGTAGGTCCTGCCGTACCCGAGCCGGGTTCGTTGGCCATGGTGGCATTTGCCTGCGTCTCGCTGGCCGGTCTCCGCCGCCGCGTCCGGTAA
- a CDS encoding serine/threonine-protein kinase, whose product MSESSSHIYEQLPANQVAIVNQFCDQFEHAWRQGETPAIGDYLSTAPASVRKVLLHELVLIDATYRKQASVAFDVSDSYQQFHDLDQSWLAENIPTAVSIHPKDKSDLDPPMSTRYEIINEIGRGGMGIVYQARDRRLGRKVCLKSLHPETSRSPERLARFRREARVVSSLNHPNICTIYEFEEHDDRPYLVLEWIEGNTFRELERQGCDLRRLLGLMTQVARALDAAHAAGVVHRDIKPENLMVRGDGLAKVLDFGLARLVESEPSNVSLTDDQTAEGALLGTAKYMSPEQARGEPATAASDVFSLGIVLYELVTGRHPFPGAYLAGILNAIVETDPAPALTVNSVLDPQLVTLVSRMLEKIPEDRPTAADVVALLGSIDSLAEDQGICLSDSTTTTAQLIVGRESELQEIRLACTAAEGGRGGAVFVSGEAGIGKTTLLKGFANNVARRKGFIFLHGQCSQRLSTSDAYLPVLDALARCKDGPDGRFVEEMLKSKAPAWEALTASSTDALARLSTESGPLSQGRMKREFRTLLSALSQRRPVLLLLDDLHWSDASTVDLLSYVGQDLQDMRLLILGAYRTTESALENHPFERLRRDFVARGQGRDSTLPFLNCDEIVLFLERHFPAHRFPDSFAEFLHRRTEGSPLFLQGLVRYLQDRKVVTQEDDRWILTQDPLTLGHELPDSVASLIDTTLDQLKEEDRHLLQAASVQGSEFDSAVVADALEIDRAAAEEQLQRIEQVYGLIRTVEETEYSDGKLTLRHAFVHVLFQEALYAAITPARRAGWSLEIARVLEELHGRRAKGIALELAFLYEAARDFPSAIEWLLQAARQYVMIGANCEAAETCHRGLRLLEKLPPTSERDQTELELQFTSGFAETYVRGYGSSQSLLAYHRALELCERQPPTKEQFSVLHGIWVYHSARMDAENVATLEERIVQLANHLGLPCYHYAANTTIVLSLMHQGKLELAEKHLQLAQSVSEYSVDDDRHFIEQMCMPFGPAFHTARSWLRQLQGREEEALAETATAVAWEDELGVPQFQVSSWYATLHYLQRNAGQALYWARKSIEFARRADFDHYLDMASIIEAWAVEIGEVGDRLNRASLVEAVLKDMPDNRDERIRFGSPLQTCMLGEALASLGRHDEARAAFTDSLTFGRENNVRWWEAETLRQLGLLYEQAFDNLEQAEANVREGLVLAENQGAKLLVRRCLDDLKRLEAL is encoded by the coding sequence GTGAGTGAATCTTCGTCCCACATTTATGAACAGCTTCCTGCCAATCAGGTTGCGATAGTCAACCAGTTCTGTGATCAGTTCGAACACGCTTGGCGTCAGGGTGAAACACCAGCCATCGGGGACTATCTTTCCACAGCGCCAGCATCGGTCCGCAAAGTTTTGTTACACGAACTTGTCCTCATCGACGCAACCTACCGCAAACAAGCAAGCGTTGCGTTCGATGTGAGTGATTCTTATCAGCAATTCCACGACCTTGATCAGAGTTGGCTTGCGGAGAATATTCCCACCGCGGTTTCTATTCATCCGAAGGACAAGTCAGACCTCGACCCACCAATGTCGACGAGGTACGAAATCATCAATGAAATTGGACGAGGCGGTATGGGTATCGTTTATCAAGCCCGGGATCGTCGACTGGGGCGCAAGGTATGCTTGAAATCTCTACACCCTGAAACGAGTCGAAGTCCTGAACGGCTGGCGCGATTTCGTCGCGAAGCTCGAGTTGTCAGCTCGCTCAACCATCCTAATATCTGTACGATCTACGAGTTTGAAGAGCATGACGACCGGCCGTATCTCGTATTGGAATGGATCGAAGGAAATACGTTTCGCGAACTTGAGCGTCAAGGATGTGATCTGCGGCGTTTGCTAGGCTTGATGACTCAAGTGGCGAGGGCCCTGGACGCCGCACATGCCGCCGGTGTGGTCCATCGCGACATTAAACCAGAAAACCTTATGGTCCGTGGCGACGGATTGGCAAAGGTTCTCGACTTTGGACTAGCAAGACTTGTTGAATCCGAGCCATCGAACGTAAGTCTTACCGACGATCAAACTGCTGAAGGAGCGTTGCTCGGCACGGCGAAGTACATGTCTCCCGAGCAAGCCCGTGGCGAGCCAGCTACCGCCGCGTCCGATGTTTTTTCCCTTGGGATCGTGTTGTATGAACTGGTGACGGGGCGACACCCTTTCCCCGGCGCTTACCTAGCGGGCATACTCAACGCTATCGTAGAAACCGATCCTGCGCCGGCACTGACAGTAAACTCTGTCCTTGATCCTCAGCTCGTCACACTGGTCAGCCGAATGTTGGAGAAGATCCCAGAGGATCGGCCAACCGCCGCCGACGTTGTGGCCTTGTTGGGCAGCATTGACTCGCTTGCTGAGGATCAAGGGATCTGTTTGTCCGATTCCACAACAACAACAGCGCAACTCATTGTGGGGCGAGAATCCGAGCTGCAAGAAATACGCTTGGCGTGCACTGCAGCGGAGGGGGGGCGGGGTGGAGCCGTCTTCGTTAGCGGCGAAGCTGGTATCGGCAAGACGACTCTGCTCAAGGGATTTGCAAACAACGTTGCCAGACGCAAGGGATTTATCTTTCTGCATGGCCAGTGCTCACAGCGGTTGTCTACGTCGGACGCATACCTACCTGTTCTAGATGCACTAGCCCGGTGTAAAGACGGGCCCGATGGGCGTTTCGTCGAAGAAATGTTGAAGTCTAAGGCACCCGCGTGGGAGGCACTGACGGCATCCAGCACGGACGCGCTCGCACGGCTCTCGACTGAGAGTGGGCCGTTGTCTCAAGGCCGAATGAAACGCGAGTTTCGCACCCTACTTAGTGCGCTATCGCAACGACGTCCCGTTTTGCTGCTTCTCGACGACCTGCACTGGTCCGATGCATCAACCGTCGATCTTCTCAGCTACGTCGGGCAAGACTTGCAGGATATGCGTTTGCTGATCCTTGGTGCCTACCGAACGACGGAATCCGCACTCGAAAACCATCCGTTCGAGCGTCTCCGACGAGATTTTGTCGCTCGGGGTCAAGGTCGCGATAGCACATTGCCCTTTCTTAATTGTGACGAGATCGTGCTCTTTCTGGAACGTCATTTTCCAGCCCACCGTTTCCCCGATTCATTTGCCGAATTTCTCCATCGCCGGACGGAGGGTAGCCCTCTGTTCCTCCAAGGCCTGGTGCGATATTTGCAAGACCGCAAAGTGGTTACGCAGGAAGATGATCGCTGGATTCTTACGCAGGACCCGCTCACACTAGGTCACGAACTTCCTGATTCGGTTGCCAGTCTGATCGATACGACGTTGGATCAGCTTAAGGAAGAAGACCGACATCTATTGCAGGCGGCCAGCGTACAAGGGTCTGAATTCGACAGTGCCGTCGTCGCGGACGCACTGGAAATTGATCGTGCAGCGGCCGAAGAGCAGCTTCAGCGCATCGAGCAAGTGTACGGTTTGATACGCACGGTTGAAGAGACTGAATACAGTGACGGAAAGCTGACACTTCGGCACGCGTTTGTGCACGTGCTCTTTCAGGAGGCTTTATACGCAGCGATCACGCCGGCGCGGCGTGCTGGGTGGAGCCTGGAGATCGCCCGAGTCCTGGAAGAACTCCACGGTCGGCGTGCAAAGGGAATTGCTCTCGAACTTGCCTTTCTCTATGAAGCGGCACGCGACTTTCCGAGTGCTATTGAATGGCTACTGCAAGCGGCACGTCAGTACGTGATGATTGGGGCAAATTGCGAGGCAGCAGAGACTTGCCATCGGGGATTGCGGTTACTTGAGAAGCTTCCACCCACGTCGGAACGCGATCAGACGGAATTGGAACTGCAGTTCACCAGCGGATTTGCGGAAACCTACGTGCGTGGTTACGGCTCCAGTCAATCTTTGCTGGCGTACCATCGAGCTCTAGAGCTGTGTGAGCGTCAACCTCCGACGAAAGAGCAATTCTCGGTGTTGCATGGGATCTGGGTATATCATTCGGCGAGAATGGACGCAGAGAATGTTGCTACGCTGGAAGAGCGAATTGTGCAGTTAGCAAATCACTTGGGGCTGCCCTGCTATCACTATGCTGCGAACACAACGATCGTGCTGAGTCTCATGCACCAAGGTAAGCTTGAGCTTGCGGAGAAACATCTTCAATTGGCGCAGTCCGTCAGCGAATACTCAGTAGACGACGATCGCCACTTCATCGAGCAGATGTGCATGCCATTTGGCCCTGCGTTTCATACTGCTCGTTCCTGGCTCCGTCAACTCCAAGGTCGCGAGGAGGAGGCGCTCGCGGAAACGGCAACCGCGGTAGCTTGGGAAGATGAGCTGGGCGTGCCGCAATTCCAGGTTTCATCGTGGTACGCAACTTTGCACTATCTGCAGCGCAATGCGGGGCAAGCTCTCTATTGGGCACGAAAATCGATTGAGTTCGCCCGCCGCGCCGATTTCGATCACTATCTCGACATGGCAAGCATCATCGAGGCCTGGGCAGTAGAAATCGGCGAAGTGGGCGACCGGCTGAATCGTGCATCACTCGTCGAAGCAGTCCTGAAGGACATGCCTGATAATCGAGACGAGAGAATTCGATTTGGATCACCGCTGCAAACGTGCATGCTTGGCGAAGCACTCGCGTCGCTTGGCCGCCACGATGAGGCGCGAGCGGCATTCACTGATTCTTTGACCTTCGGTCGCGAAAACAACGTGAGATGGTGGGAGGCGGAAACGCTGCGCCAGCTCGGCCTGCTATACGAACAAGCCTTTGACAATTTGGAGCAAGCGGAGGCGAACGTTCGCGAAGGTCTTGTTCTGGCTGAAAATCAAGGAGCAAAGTTGCTCGTTCGACGATGCCTTGATGATCTGAAACGCCTGGAAGCACTTTGA